A single genomic interval of Primulina huaijiensis isolate GDHJ02 chromosome 7, ASM1229523v2, whole genome shotgun sequence harbors:
- the LOC140981042 gene encoding thiamine thiazole synthase 2, chloroplastic-like: MAAMATTITSSISKSSFFDIKSTFYGSPITQRAAQPVKFAAQNSPITMSAVPYNLDSFTFQPIKESIVSREMTRRYMMDMITYADTDVVIVGAGSAGLSCAYELSKNPNINIAIIEQSVSPGGGAWLGGQLFSAMVVRKPAHKFLDELEIEYDEQEDYVVIKHAALFTSTIMSKLLAKPNVKLFNAVAAEDLIVKGGRVGGVVTNWALVSMNHDTQSCMDPNVMEAKVVVSSCGHDGPFGATGVKRLKSIGMIDSVPGMKALDMNAAEDAIVRLTREIVPGMIVTGMEVAEIDGSPRMGPTFGAMMISGQKAAHLALRALGLPNALDGNYSSLKSAQPEFSLASLESDEIVDA, from the exons ATGGCGGCCATGGCCACAACCATCACCTCTTCCATCTCTAAATCCTCCTTCTTCGACATCAAATCCACCTTCTATGGCTCCCCAATCACCCAACGCGCCGCTCAGCCCGTTAAATTCGCCGCACAAAACTCGCCGATCACCATGTCCGCCGTTCCATACAACCTGGACAGCTTCACCTTCCAGCCCATCAAAGAATCCATCGTTTCCCGTGAAATGACTCGCCGGTACATGATGGATATGATAACCTACGCCGACACCGACGTGGTCATCGTCGGCGCGGGTTCCGCCGGTCTCTCCTGCGCGTACGAGCTCAGCAAGAACCCCAACATCAACATCGCTATAATCGAGCAATCGGTCAGCCCCGGAGGCGGCGCGTGGCTTGGGGGACAGCTCTTCTCCGCCATGGTTGTTCGCAAGCCCGCGCACAAGTTCCTCGACGAACTCGAAATCGAGTACGACGAGCAGGAAGACTATGTGGTGATCAAGCACGCCGCCCTTTTCACCTCAACCATCATGAGCAAGCTGCTGGCCAAGCCCAACGTGAAGCTGTTCAACGCCGTTGCGGCGGAGGATTTGATCGTGAAGGGAGGCAGAGTCGGCGGCGTGGTGACGAACTGGGCTCTGGTTTCGATGAACCACGACACACAGTCGTGCATGGACCCGAACGTAATGGAGGCGAAAGTGGTGGTGAGCTCCTGCGGCCACGACGGACCCTTCGGTGCCACAGGAGTGAAGCGGCTGAAGAGCATCGGAATGATCGACAGCGTTCCCGGAATGAAAGCCCTCGACATGAACGCCGCCGAAGACGCCATCGTCAGGCTGACGAGAGAGATTGTGCCTGGAATGATCGTCACCGGCATGGAAGTCGCAGAAATCGACGGATCTCCAAGAATG GGTCCGACATTTGGGGCGATGATGATTTCGGGGCAGAAAGCAGCGCACTTAGCACTAAGGGCATTGGGATTGCCAAATGCATTGGATGGCAACTACAGCTCACTCAAATCTGCGCAACCTGAATTCTCTCTGGCCTCTCTCGAATCTGATGAGATTGTTGATGCGtag